A window of the Loxodonta africana isolate mLoxAfr1 chromosome 3, mLoxAfr1.hap2, whole genome shotgun sequence genome harbors these coding sequences:
- the LOC104846714 gene encoding guanylate-binding protein 6-like, with product MGKFLEAHCLPELIQTDVENLNKSITKEEIEKSTHAFSEGYPFNDCSFSNLAGNNPKIQNSNLPRECIRHFFPKWKCFVFNWPTSDKLLVHIEELSEEQLDYNFQVRAKNSSSYIFTHTKTKTLIQGIIVTGNWLRTLIGTYVGAINSGMVSCLGSAITTLPQHENLAAVQKAADPYSKQMAQCVRLPTALLQELLDVHVACEREATTLFMEHSFKNENQEF from the exons atgggcaaatttctagaagcacactgcCTACCTGAACTAatacaaacagatgtagaaaatctaaataaatccataacaaaagaagagattgaaaag TCGACACATGCCTTTTCTGAAGGCTACCCCTTCAATGATTGCTCTTTTTCTAATTTGGCAGGCAATAATCCCAAAATCCAAAATTCCAACCTGCCTAGAGAGTgtatcaggcatttcttcccaaaATGGAAGTGCTTTGTCTTTAACTGGCCTACAAGTGACAAACTCTTAGTCCATATTGAAGAACTGTCAGAAGAGCAACTGGATTATAATTTCCAGGTGCGAGCAAAGAACTCCTCTTCTTATATCTTCACCCACACAAAGACCAAGACCCTGATACAGGGAATCATTGTCACTGGGAACT GGctgaggacactgatagggaccTATGTGGGTGCCATCAACAGTGGGATGGTGTCTTGCTTGGGGAGCGCGATAACAACACTGCCACAGCATGAGAACTTGGCAGCCGTGCAGAAGGCAGCTGACCCCTACAGCAAGCAGATGGCCCAGTGCGTGAGGCTCCCCACAGCCTTGCTCCAGGAGCTGCTGGATGTGCATGTGGCCTGTGAGAGGGAAGCCACTACACTCTTCATGGAGCATTCCTTCAAGAATGAAAATCAGGAGTTCTAG